A single genomic interval of Camelina sativa cultivar DH55 chromosome 11, Cs, whole genome shotgun sequence harbors:
- the LOC104726007 gene encoding uncharacterized protein LOC104726007 isoform X2, whose amino-acid sequence MTSSMVSSMVLFLLILLVFPHMDKALGAQEEVKKQSAEEIYHPSGFGSGIFRRIIKSCPHIFPICRGDIHIPDIHIPPPPHMPLKGRIDPADQLVRKCLKDPKCRAYCKKNPKYCHALICKTYPKAKICRPGHV is encoded by the exons atGACATCTTCTATGGTCTCTTCCATGGTTCTCTTTCTCCTTATTCTTCTTGTGTTTCCGCATATGGATAAAGCCCTTGGCGCACAAGAGGAAGTCAAGAAACAAA GTGCAGAAGAGATTTACCATCCTAGTGGTTTTGGCAGTGGGATTTTCCGCCGTATAATAAAATCATGTCCTCATATATTCCCCATTTGTCGTGGTGATATCCATATCCCAGATATCCATATACCTCCTCCGCCTCACATGCCTTTGAAAGGCCGCATTGATCCTGCCGATCAGCTCGTCCGTAAATGTCTAAAAGACCCCAAATGTCGCGCTTACTGTAAAAAAAACCCCAAGTATTGTCACGCCCTTATATGTAAAACATACCCCAAAGCCAAAATTTGTCGTCCTGGTCATGTCTGA
- the LOC104726007 gene encoding uncharacterized protein LOC104726007 isoform X1: MTSSMVSSMVLFLLILLVFPHMDKALGAQEEVKKQSGAGAEEIYHPSGFGSGIFRRIIKSCPHIFPICRGDIHIPDIHIPPPPHMPLKGRIDPADQLVRKCLKDPKCRAYCKKNPKYCHALICKTYPKAKICRPGHV, encoded by the exons atGACATCTTCTATGGTCTCTTCCATGGTTCTCTTTCTCCTTATTCTTCTTGTGTTTCCGCATATGGATAAAGCCCTTGGCGCACAAGAGGAAGTCAAGAAACAAA GTGGTGCAGGTGCAGAAGAGATTTACCATCCTAGTGGTTTTGGCAGTGGGATTTTCCGCCGTATAATAAAATCATGTCCTCATATATTCCCCATTTGTCGTGGTGATATCCATATCCCAGATATCCATATACCTCCTCCGCCTCACATGCCTTTGAAAGGCCGCATTGATCCTGCCGATCAGCTCGTCCGTAAATGTCTAAAAGACCCCAAATGTCGCGCTTACTGTAAAAAAAACCCCAAGTATTGTCACGCCCTTATATGTAAAACATACCCCAAAGCCAAAATTTGTCGTCCTGGTCATGTCTGA